The DNA region GAACGACCACAGAATATCTATCTCGAACGAGACATATTTCGGGTCGGTATTTTGGGCGATATAGTCAAACAGCGTACCATCGTTATAAATTCCAAACTCGTAACCGTGGTTATGGTAACAGAAGGTTAAACCCGCTTCACTCAAGATCTTACCTACCCGGTTAAAATCAACAGCGGCTTTCTTGGCATCATCCAAAGTGAACTCTTTACCATGAGGGATCCAGGCCACCATCACATACTTTGCTCCCAATATTTTAGCGAGTTTGATCACGCTGCCCGGATCATTAACAATTGCTTCATACCCCGCCCCGGTTGACGGGATGTTGATACGCCGTTCATCGCACATTTTCCTAAACTCTTCGGGTGGCATCCCTTTCGGCCCTTCGCCTTCAATTTCAGTGATGCCTAATGATTTTATGGTATCCAGCACGGCAGCGGTAGCTTTTGGCATACTACTGCGAAATGTGTAAGCTTGCACCCCTATCGGGCCGGTAAATAATGGTTTGCTTTGTGCTGAAGCTTTGTTTTGTCCCAAAGCCATGACGGCTACGAAGGCTATAAAAATGGTTGATTTTTTCATGGTTCTTGAAGATTAAAATGTGTCATTGCGAGGTACGAAGCAATCCCCTATTAGCAGATCCGATCTGTAAAGTTCGCGATTGCTTCGTACCTCGCAATGACGGCATCATATTAAAACTATTCAACAAACTGAATACCCTTCAAATTTAAAATACCGTCACTCGGCTTAGAATGTTTTATCGCGAAGAAATACACATCGTGCTTTCCGCTTACGGGCTTACTTAAAGTCCCGGTTACTTCACCGGTTTTATCCCATGAACCAGTGGTTTGGTAAGCTACGGAACTGATCACCGGCCCGGCCTGCGAATCGAGCCTCACCTCTATCTCCCCGTAATAATCCTTCGATGCATATGTATAAGCAAACTTGCTGATATTGGTCAGGTCGATACTCCTGAACAGTACATATGATTTATGGCTCCCTGCCGACAGGTCATCTTTAAACCTGTTAAAGCCTTTCAACTCATCGGCATAAACCGCCTTAACAGCCGAGTTGCGTAAAACTACCATATCCGTAGCCTTAAGCGGACCAACAACTTTGCCACCTTTATCGGTATAAGAGGCCAGCAGCGTGTATTCTCCGCGCGGTTCAGCGTCTTTAAATTTCAGATTGAGTGTGCCGGTTAAAGGCAAAGGCAATACCGGGCTCTTTTTATCCGTAAGCGAAAAAATGTATTTCACTATTTCCCGCGTATCGGCATTTGATAGTTGCGGATGCGCACTCATTACATGCTCGGTACCCCAACTGCCCGCGCCGCCCGCAATTATCTTTTTGGAGAGTTGATCAATAGCTCCCTTTTGTGTTTTGTACCGTTTTGCAATAGCTAAAAAGCTTGGCCCAACGGCAGTTTTGTTAATAGTATGGCACGATTTGCAATCACTATTAGCCATCAGCCCCTTACCCGGATAGCTGACCTCAGTAGTTGACAAAGCCGTCAAGTTTTGTGTGGTGCTATTGGCAGAGGGCTGCGGGTTGTAGATATAAAATAGTTTCACCTTTTTGGGATCTATCTTACCGTCTTCCTTATCGCTAACTACCACGTGATAATGAAATGGTTTGCCTTTCCAGATGAATGATTTATTATCAGCACTGGCGATGGTGACCTCCGGTTTGGTATTGCCAACCCTTACAATTACCGTATCGCGACCGGACAAGCCGCCCTTGTCAGTTACCTTCAGTATAGTTTTATAAACGCCCGGTTTAGTAAAAGTATAACTGGCCGAAGGTGTAGATGCCCCAACCGCTTTACCATCGAACAACCATTGGTAAGTGATCTTATCGTCGTCATCTAAATCCTTACTGTTCTGGCTGCTAAAGCTTACCTTAAGCGGGGCCTGCCCTGCTATTTCCTTTTTTGCCGGAAACTCTTTTAACTCGGCAGTTAAAAACCTGGTTTTGGCGAATTTATTAAAAGCAGCTGTGTCCGAAATACTGGCTTTGGCAATCGGCGCACGGTTGCCGGTATTGTACTCAATCTTAACTAACCGGGCATCTTCATTTTGGGCGCCGTAAACTGAGCCATACTCCAGCATATACAAGGCACCATCCGGCCCAAATTCCATATCAATAGGCCGGCGGAAATCGCCGTTAGCGGGCATGAAGGCTTCGTTACGTAAATAATTCTCATCCTTGTCAAACCTAAGGTCTATCACCCAGTTGCGCATCCAGTCGGCCACAAACAAGGCGCCGTCATAATATTCAGGGAATTTGTTCGGATTTTTGATATTCTTATCAAACTCATAAAAATCGCCGCCAATAGCGCAGCGGCCC from Mucilaginibacter sp. SJ includes:
- a CDS encoding sugar phosphate isomerase/epimerase family protein → MKKSTIFIAFVAVMALGQNKASAQSKPLFTGPIGVQAYTFRSSMPKATAAVLDTIKSLGITEIEGEGPKGMPPEEFRKMCDERRINIPSTGAGYEAIVNDPGSVIKLAKILGAKYVMVAWIPHGKEFTLDDAKKAAVDFNRVGKILSEAGLTFCYHNHGYEFGIYNDGTLFDYIAQNTDPKYVSFEIDILWSFHGGQDPAALINKYPSRMKLMHLKDIRKGVANDLTGGTDTKNDVALGTGQIDIPEVLKAAKKAGIKHYFIEDESPSYSQQLPVTIAYLKGLKD